In Chitinophagaceae bacterium, the DNA window CAATCACAGAAAACAAAAGTCGTCAGTACATTATCTGTTAGACACTATCAGAGATGTTGCTTCAAAACTAATAGGATAAAATATCTTGAAAAAAGACACAAAACAGACAGCTTTGAATAAATAACGACCCCCCAACAACAGTTTTGCGATAATGGGGCATTAGTACTAAATTTGAACATTTGGAATTCTAATAAACATTTGTGCTTCTAATCCCTGCCTTGCCAAGCTGCAAAACGTTAGCGGCAACCGCAAAAAACAACTTAACTGACTACCAAACCATTTAAATATCAACTAATAACTTAAAAAATATGAATCGTAAAACTTTTATCCGTAACTCTTCTTTACTTTCAATTGGTGCAATTTTACCAAAAACAGAAACCTTATCCAATAATCCTTTTGCTGACATAAAAGTAATCCTAATCGGAATACCTTATGACTCAAATTCATCATTCCTACGCGGACCTTCTTATGCACCACATAGAATTCGGCTAATGGATAAAGATGGTTCAGCAAATAGTTATGCGGAATTAGGTTTTCCAGTTTTTGAGAATGAAACTTATATTGATAAAGGCGACTTGGTATTCCCAACTACTGACCCCAAAAAAGATTTTATAATTATTCGAGATGCTATTGCCATGCAAATTAAAACACATAAAGTTTTAAGTTTAGGCGGCGACCATTCTATAACTTATCCTATCGTAAAAGCATATTCAGAGAAATATCCAAATCTTCATATTTTGCATATTGATGCACACCCAGATTTATATGACAATTTTGACGATAATCCATATTCTCATGCTTCACCATTCGCCCGAATAATGGAAAATAAATTATGCCTATCTCTAACACAAGTGGGCATCAGAACTTTAAATCCACCACAACGTGTGCAAGTCAAGCGTTTTGGAGTGAAACAAATTGAAATGAAAGATTTCTCTTATGATTTTATCAAAGATTTGAAAGGACCACTTTACATTTCCTTAGACCTCGATTCGCTTGACCCTGCCTTTGCACCAGGTGTTTCTCACCACGAACCAGGCGGACTTTCAGTTAGAGAGGTTTTAAATATTTTACAAAAAATACCTGCATCTGTAGAAATGGTTGGAGCTGACATTGTTGAGTATAATCCGACAAGAGACCACCAAAATATGACTGCAATGGTAGCCTATAAATGTATGAAAGAGTTTGTAGCGTTACTCAACAGATAAAATAATGTAATGCTTCTAACTCAAACATACATCATCGCACGCACAAAAGCGGCAGCCACTAACACGGGTTTGGCAAAACAGAGGGCATTAGTACTAAATTTGAACATTTGGAATTCTAATAAACATTTGTACAAAATTGAAACATTAGTGCCTTGAATTTCCCACCATTGCAAAGCCCAGAACCGTTGGGAGTCACTTTAATGAAATCTCTATAGACAAGGACTAACATTCACATACAGAAGAGAATATGGAAATAGATACACTCATTAAAAAACTAAACATAATAATAACATCGCAAGGTAAAGGCGTGGAAAAAATTGAC includes these proteins:
- the speB gene encoding agmatinase, with product MNRKTFIRNSSLLSIGAILPKTETLSNNPFADIKVILIGIPYDSNSSFLRGPSYAPHRIRLMDKDGSANSYAELGFPVFENETYIDKGDLVFPTTDPKKDFIIIRDAIAMQIKTHKVLSLGGDHSITYPIVKAYSEKYPNLHILHIDAHPDLYDNFDDNPYSHASPFARIMENKLCLSLTQVGIRTLNPPQRVQVKRFGVKQIEMKDFSYDFIKDLKGPLYISLDLDSLDPAFAPGVSHHEPGGLSVREVLNILQKIPASVEMVGADIVEYNPTRDHQNMTAMVAYKCMKEFVALLNR